Genomic segment of Truepera radiovictrix DSM 17093:
ACTTCCGGCCCGAGTACCTCGGGCTCTCGGTGCTCGCCGAGCGCTTTCCGGGGGTGCCGCGCGTGGCGCTCACCGCGACCGCCGACGAGGCGACGCGCCGCGAGATGGTCGAGCGCCTCTCGCTGCAGCGGGCGCAGCCGTTCGTCTCCTCCTTCGACCGGCCCAACCTCCGCTACACGGTGGTACCCAAAGCGGGGGCGAAGGGGCAGTTTTTGAGCTTTTACCGCGCCCGTCATCAAGGGGGTGCGGGCATCGTCTACTGCTTGTCGCGCCGGAGCGTCGAGGAGACCGCCGCTTGGCTCGTCAAAGCGGGGGTAGAGGCCCTGCCCTACCACGCGGGGCTCAGCGCCGCGGTGCGCCAGGAGCACCAGGAGCGCTTTTTGCGCGAGGACGCTCTGGTGATGGTCGCGACCATCGCCTTCGGGATGGGGATCGACAAGCCCGACGTGCGCTTCGTCGCGCACCTCGAGCTGCCCAAGAGCCTCGAGGGGTACTACCAGGAGACGGGCCGCGCCGGCCGCGACGGCGACCCCGCCGACGCCTTTATGACCTACGGCCTAGAGGACGTGGTGACGCTCCGGCGCCTTTTGGCGCAGTCGAACGCGCCGGAGGCGGTCAAGCGGCTCGAGGCGCGCAAATTAGAAGCCCTGCTCGGCTACTGCGAGACGGCCCGCTGCCGCCGCCAGGTGCTCCTCGCCTACTTCGGCGAGACGCTCGCGGAGCCCTGCGGCAACTGCGACACCTGCCTCGCGCCGGTCGACACCTTCGACGGCACCGTGGCCGCGCAAAAGGCGCTCTCCACAGTTGTCCGCACCGGCCAGCGCTTCGGGGCGGGGCACGTCACCGACGTGCTCTTGGGCAAGTTGACGCCCCGCGTGCGCTCCCTGGGGCACCATGAGCTCAGCACCTTCGGCATCGGCGGCGAGCTCAGCGAGCGCGCCTGGCGGAGCGTGTTGCGGCAGCTCGTGGCGGCGGGCTACCTGGCGACCGACGCCGAAGGTTACGGCACCTTGAAGCTGACCCCGCGGAGCACCCCCCTGTTGAAGGGCCAGGAGACGCTGCGGCTGCGGCGTGACCCCACGGCGGCGAAAGCGAAGGCGGCGGTCAAGGGGGGGCAGGCGGCCCCCGCCGACCCCGCCCTCTTCGAGCGGTTGCGCGCCCTTCGCGCGCGGCTCGCGAGAGCGCAGGGGGTGCCGGCCTACATCGTCTTCGATGACAAGACGCTCCGCACGATGACGGAGCTGAGGCCCCGCACGCTCGCCGAGCTGCGCCGCGTGCCGGGGGTCGGCGAGGTGAAGCTGGCCCGCTACGGAGAGGCCTTTTTGGAGGTGCTGCGCGCACCCCCGTCCTAGCGCACCACGCTCCCGCTCGCGAGGTCGCGGTCCAAAACCGACACGCTGAGGTTCCCCTCGCTGTCTTCGGCGGCCAAGATCATCCCTTGGGACAGCACGCCGCGCAGCTTTACGGGTTTGAGGTTGGCGACCAACACGACCTTTTTGCCGACGAGCTCCGCGGGCGTGTACCACTCCCGGATGCCCGAGACGACGGTGCGCTCTTCGGGGCCGAGTTTAACGGTCAGCACGAGCAGTTTGTCGGCTTTGGGGTGCGCTTCGGCCTTGAGAATCTCGGCGACGCGCAGCTCGAGCTTGGCAAAGTCGTCTAGGGTCACTTCGGGAAGGTGTTCCAAGGCTGTCTCTTTCGGCTCTAGGCTGTCGTTTAAGGCGGCGAGGTCGACGCGCGGAAAGAGCGGCGCGCCCGGTGCGGTCGGCGTCCCCGCCGGCGTCAGGCCCCAGGTCGCAGCGTCTTGCAGGGTGTAGTCGCCTTTCAGGCCGAGCTGCTGTTGCAGCTCGGCCGCTTTCGTCGGGATGACGGGGGAGAGCAGGATGCTCGCGCAGCGCAGCGCTTCGACGCAGCCGTAGAGCACCGTGTCGAGGCGCCCTGCTGCCCCCTCTTTGGCGAGCACCCAGGGTTGGGTCTCGGCGATGTACTTGTTCGCTTTGCGCACCGCCTCCAACACGCTCTCGATGGCGCGGTCGAACTGCAGGGCGTCGAAAAGCTCCGTCATGCGCTCCGGCAGCCCCACGAACGCGTCCCTAAGTGCCTCGTCGATGGGCTCTAACGGCCCCGGCGCCGGCACCACGCCGCCGCGGTACTTGCCCAGCATCCCGAGCGTCCGGTTGAGGAGGTTGCCGAGGTCGTTGGCGAGGTCGGCGTTGATGCGCTCGGCCAAACCCACCTCGCTAAACGAGGCGTCTAACCCGAAGGTCATGTCACGCAGCAGGTAGTAGCGGAAGGCGTCGTTGCCGTACTTGTCCTTGAGGTCCAAGGGGCGCACCACGTTGCCCTTGGATTTGCTCATCTTGCCGCCGTCGACGAGCCAGTAGCCGTGGACGTTGAGGTGCCGGTACAGGGGTAACCCGGCGGACTTGAGCATGGTCGGCCAGAAGACGCCGTGGGGCTTCAAGATGTCCTTGGCGATAAAGTGCTCGACAAACGGCCAGTAGCGTTCGACGGCGTCGCGGCTTTTAAGCGCCGAGTAGTAGTTGATCAGCGCGTCAAACCACACGTAGGTCACGTGGTTCTCATCCCACGGCAACGGGATGCCCCAGGGCACGCGCGACCGCGGGCGGCTGATCGAGAGGTCGCCGATGGGCTCGCGCAGGATGCTCAAGACTTCGTTGCGGTAGCGTTCGGGGCGAATGAGCTCGGGGTTCTCCTCGAGGGTTTCGCGCAGCCACGGGCGGTAGCGCTCCATCCGGAAAAAGTAGTTCTCCTCGCTGCGGTACTCTAGCGGGATGTCGTGCTGCGGGCACTTGCCGCCCTCGAGCTCCTTGTCGGTGTAGTAGCGCTCGCAACCGACGCAGTAGAGCCCGCCGTACTCGCCGAAGATGATGTCGCCGGCCTCGTACACGCGCGTTAGCACCTCGTGGACGACCGCCTGGTGGCGCGCTTCGGTCGTGCGGATAAACTCGTCGTAGGCGATACCCAGAGAGTTCCAGGTGTCCTGGAACTTCTTCGCGACCCTGTCGGTGTACGCCTGCGGCGAGAGCCCCGCGGCGTCGGCGGCCTTCTGGATCTTTTCGCCGTGCTCGTCGGTGCCGGTCAAAAACAGGGTGTCGTCGCCTTTAAGGCGGTGAAAGCGCGTGACCACGTCGACCAGGGTGGTCGTGTAGGCGTGGCCGATGTGCGGTTCGGCGTTGACGTAGAAGATGGGGGTCGTGGCGTAGTAGACCCCTCGTGTCTGCGCCTCCGCCGTCCGCGCCCCTGCCCCTGTCGTCTGTGGTCGTTCGGTCGGTGCTGGCGTGTCCTTACCCATCCTTGATCTCCTCATAGGCCGTCGGGTCAAAAAGCCGCGTCAAAAACCGGGTCAAAAAAAAGAGGCGCTCTTACGCAAGCGCCTGGAAACGGATAGCGAGCGCTTAACCGAGGCCAGGTCGGCGTTGCAGCGGCATAGGGGTCACCGGACCCACCTCTCGTGCGGCTGCGACCATTCGGCGCGTCATGCGCTGAGTATAGCAGATGGCTCGCGGCGCGCCCTTCGCGGGATGTGCTACAGTCTCTCTCACCGCCGTTTCATGGTCAGGGTGGTAAGAAGCGCAACTTGGAAGAGGTGGCTATGGCGGAGCTTTTCATCGTGGGCGTCGACGGCAGCGACGGGGCGCGCCGCGCGGCGGCGTTTGCCGCCAAAAGGGCGCGCTGCGTAGGGGCCAAGGTGCTGCTTTTGGGCGTGATCGAGTGGTCGCGCTACGCCTTTTACACCCCCGAGGAGCTTGAAACCCGCGGGCGCGACAAGCAGCGGGCGACCGAGCGGGCGGAGCGCGAGGTGCTGCGCCCGCTCGCCGAGTCGTTGCAGGGAGAGGGGCTCGAGGTGAGCTGTCTGGTGCGCCACGGCCACGCCGCCGAGGTGATCCAAGCGCTCGCCGAGGAGCGCGGTGCGAGCGAGGTCTTCGTCGGCCGCGAGGGCCGCTCGCCCTTCGTGGGGGCGCTTTTCGGTAGCGTCACGCACCGCATCGTGAGCACCTCAAACGTGCCCGTGACGGTGGTGCCCTGATGCGGGCGCGCTGGCCCTAACGCTGGGGCTGACCGGCACGGGGGTCGCCCAGACGGCCGGGGGGATCGACGACGCCATCAACCGCGCCCTAACGCCCTTTGCGGACGCGGTCTCGAGCGTTATCTTCTTCTCGGTGCCCGTCGGCGAGGCGCAGCTCCCGCTTATCGTGGTGTGGTTGATCGTCGCGGCCCTCTTTTTCACCTTCTACTTCAACTTCATCAACTTCCGCGGTTTCCGCCACGGCTTCCGGCTGATCCGCGGCGACTACGACGACCCGGAGAGCGCGGGCGAGGTGACGCACTTTCAGGCGCTGGCGACCGCCCTGTCAGGAACCGTCGGTCTCGGCAACATCGCGGGCGTCGCGGTCGCGGTGTCGGTGGGTGGGCCCGGCGCGACCTTCTGGATGATCCTGGCGGGGCTTTTGGGGATGGCGTCGAAGTTCGTCGAGTGCACCTTGGGCGTCATGTACCGCACTGAGTACCCCGACGGGCGCGTCTCGGGCGGCCCCATGCACTACCTGCGTAAAGGGCTCGCCGAGCGCAACTTGGGTGGCCTCGGGCGGGCGCTCGCGGCGTTTTTCGCGGTGATGTGTATCGGCGGTTCGCTGGGTGGCGGCAACATGTTCCAGTCGAACCAAGCGTACCAGCAGGTGGTCAACGTCACGGGCGGCGACGCCTCGTTTTTCGCGGGGCGCGCCTGGGTGTTCGGGCTCTTGGCGGCGCTCGCGGTCGGCGCGGTGATCATCGGCGGCATCAAAAGCATCGCCCGCGTGACCGAAAAGATCGTCCCCTTCATGGCCGTGACGTACATCAGCGCCGCTTTGGTGATCCTGGTGGCCAACGCCGCGCAGATCCCGGCGGCGTTCGGCGCGATTATAGACGGCGCCTTTAGTCCCGAGGGGGTCACGGGCGGCTTTATCGGGGTCTTGATCCAGGGCTTTCAGCGCGCCGCTTTCTCCAACGAAGCGGGCATCGGTTCGGCGGCCATCGCGCACTCGGCGGTCAAGACCAAGCACCCGGTGACTGAAGGCATCGTGGCGCTCAACGAGCCCTTCGTCGACACCGTCGTGGTCTGCACCATGACGGCTTTGGTCATCGTCATCACCGGCACCTACACCCAGGCGGGGCTAAGCGGGGTAGAGCTGACCTCGGCGGCCTTTGCCCAGAACATCGCCTGGTTCCCCTACGTGCTGGCCCTGGCGGTCGTGCTCTTTGCGTTTTCCACCATGATCTCGTGGTCGTACTACGGCGTCAAAGCGGCGACCTATTTGTTCGGCGAGTCAGCCCTTACCGAGACGCTCTTTAAGGTCGTCTTTTGCACCTTTACCCTGATCGGCGCGGTGATGCAGCTCGACGCCGTGATCGCTTTTTCGGACTCGATGATCTTTGCGATGTCGCTCGCCAACGTCGTGGGGCTCTATATCCTCGCGCCCGAGGTCAAGCGGGCGCTCGGGGCCTATTGGCGCGACATCGAGAGCGGCGCGATCCGAAGCCGGCGCGAGCTCGCCCGGACGGGGGACTGACGGGCCGGGGTGTCTGTGGGGCAGCCGCTAGTGTCATGGGCGTAGGGGGGCTACAACGGGGTGGCGCCGGATAACGGTGCCCACTTAGGAGGGGGACGTATGGCAGACCACCAGAGCGACCTGCTGGCGCGCGCGCGTGTGGGGGGCGCACCTTCGCACCTCGCGCTGAGCCGCCGCCGCTTTCTGCAGTTTGGCGCCGGTGCGCTCGCGGCCCTCGGGTTGAGCGGCCTGCGCGTCGGCCGCGCGCAGACGCTGGCGCGGGCAGCTTCGGCGCCGGCGCGGCCGCTCCCCGCTTACGCCGAAGACCTCGGCCGCTATCCCTTCTCGCTCCCCGAGCTCGGCTACGCCTACGGCGCGCTCGAGCCCGTGATCGACGCCGAGACGATGACGCTGCACCACCAGGAGCACCACCAGAGCTACGTCGACGCGCTCAACGCGGCGCTTGCGGACTACCCCGAGCTGCAGGGCCGCACCTTGGGCGAGCTGCTCACCACCCTCCCCGAACTGCCCGAAGAGGTGCGGCAAGACGTGCAGAACCAGGGGGGCGGGCACCTCAACCACGCGCTGTGGTGGCGTTGGGTGGCGCCGGGGGGGAGCCGCGAACCCGTCGGGCGCTCGGCGGAGCGCATCGCCGAGACCTTTGGCGACTTGGAGGGCCTTAAAGAGCCCTTTAACGCCGCGGCCGACGCGCGCTTCGGCTCCGGTTGGGCGTGGCTCGTCGTGGACGAGAGCGGCCGGCTCTCGGTGCTCTCGACGCCGAACCAGGACCACCCCATCAGCCAGGGGCTGGTGCCGCTCCTGGGCCTCGACGTCTGGGAACACGCCTACTACCTCTCGTACCGCAACCGCCGCCCGGAGTACATCAACGCCTTCTGGGAGGTGGTCAACTGGGACGCCGTCGAGGAGCAGCACGGCGTCGCGGCAGCGCTCTTCGGGTTTTAGGGGGGCTCAGCGCCCGTCGCCGACCCTTCCTAGGTGCGTCTCCCCGAACGCCTCCGGGAACTTGAGGCCGTAGCCGAGGAGGCGGTCTAGCGCGATGTGCGCCGCCCAGATGAGGGCGACGTGGAGCGCTACGGGGGCGGAGAAAGCCACGCCGATGAGCGCGAGCGCTGCGGGAAGGGGGTAGGTGTGGAGCAGGTTGTAGCCCATCGCGCCGACCCTCGGTCCCGCGAGGTAGGCGAGGATGCCGAGGTCGGGGGCCAAAAAGAGAGCGGCGAACAGCCACCAGCCGCCGCCAAAGCGTGCGTAGAGAGCAAGCAACACGGCGAGTTCGGTGGCCGCTTCGGCGCGCAGCAAAAGGGGTGGCAGGAGTAGCTGCCGGGGCTTAGAGGCTTTCAGAGCTGTAGGGGTCACGCAACATCTCCTCGAGGTCTTTAAGGCGAACGTCGTTCACCTTCGCTATCCTTGCACCTTAGAGGTTACGCGTCAAGACGTACACTGTTCGGGTATGCCGTATCCGGCCAAGACGACTTCCGAAAGGGTCCTTGCCGCGGCCCTCGAGCTCCTCGAGCGCGGGGGTGAGGGCGCCCTCTCGATGCGCGCGTTAGCGGCGTCGCTCGGCCTCAGCGCCTCGAGCCTCTACCGCCACTTCCCTAACCGCGAGGCGCTCCTTAACGCGCTGGGGGACGAGAGCACCCGGCTGCTCCACGCCGCTCTGGCGCGGGCGAGCGCCGGGCGCGACCCGAGAGGGGCGCTCGTGGGGGTGGCGCACGGCTACCTCGAGTTCGCGCGCGCGCACCCCGCGCTCTACGACCTGGTGATGGCGCCGCGCGCGACCCCCGGACCGGGCAAGGACGTGTGGACGTTTCTGCTAGGGGTGCTGGGGGGGGTCACGGGACGCTCCGACGACACCGCCGCCGCAGTCGCGCTGTGGTCGTTTCTGCACGGCTTCGTGACGCTAGAGCGCGCCGGGCTGTTCGGCCCCAGCGGTCCGCAAGGGGGTCTGGAGCGGGGGTTGGCGGCGTTGCTGGCGGGGTTAGAACGCACCTGAACGCGTTCTTAAAGTACGACGGTTGTCGTTGACAATACGACGTTTTTCGTATAACATGGTGCTACCCCAAACGAGGAGGCGCCATGTCATCCCCCAGCACGCCACCCCGACCGACCGACGCGGAGTTAGCGATTCTACGGGTGCTCTGGCAGCGCGGCCCGAGCACCGTCCGCGAGGTTCACGACGCGCTCACCGGCACTGGCGACGGCAAAGCGGTGCGCTACACGACGACGCTCAAGCAGCTTCAGGTGATGACCGACAAGGGACTTGTGCGGCGCGACGAGCGCAGCCGCACGCACGTCTACGAGGCGGCCTCTAGCGAGGAAGAGACGCAAGGGGCGCTGCTCGAGCACCTCCTTAGGAGCGCCTTCGGCGGCTCCGCGCAGCAGCTCTTCCTGCGGGCTTTGTCGCGCAAGGTGGCGTCGGCGGAGGAGTTAGACGAGCTGCGCCGCCTGCTGGACGAACGGGGGAGGGGTGACGGTGAGCGCTAGAGCGCTGCTCGAGCACCCGCTCGCCGAGGCGGTCGGTTGGGCGCTGCTGCACTCGCTCTGGCAGGGAGCGCTCGTGGGCGCGCTCGTCGCGCTCGGGCTCTTCGCGCTGCGCCGCCCGCAGCACCGCTACGCCTTGGGCTGCGGCGCACTGCTTCTGATGGTGGTGCTACCCCTTCTGACGGGGGTGCTGCACTACCGCGACCTCACCGCGCCGCTCGCCGCATCCGGGGAGCTGGGGCCCTCCTCTTTCATCCCCAGCGGCGGCCTGGTCGGTGACGCTGCCCCCTCGGTAGCGCCCCCTGCAAGCTCTTCAAGCTCTTCGGCAATCCCCACGGGTACCCCCTCAGCCGCTTCGTCCTCAGTGGCACAGGTTTGGGGGCGAGTCTCCCACACGCTTACCAGCAGCGCTCCTTGGTTCACCGGCCTCTGGCTTGTCGGCGTCGCGCTTTCCTTGCTGCGGCTTCTTGGCAGCGCGCTCTACGCCGCCCGCTTTGGTGCGCGCCACCGGACCCCGGCCCCGGAAGCGTGGCAACAGACCTTTCGGACGTTGGCGGGGCGGCTCGGTCTGCGCCGCGTCCCGCGCCTCGTGCTTTCAAGCGACGTGGATACGCCCCTCGTGCTCGGCGTCCTGCGGCCCTTGGTGGTGCTGCCCGTGAGCGCCCTCACCGGCGTTCCGGCGGCGCAGCTCTCGGCCGTGCTGCTCCACGAACTCGCCCACATCCGGCGGTACGACCCGCTCGTCAACCTCTTGCAGTGCCTCCTTGAGACCCTGCTGTTCTATCACCCAGCCGTGTGGTGGATCTCGCGCGCCGTGCGCCGCGAGCGCGAGGCGTGCTGCGACGACCTCGCGGTGGCGGTCTGTGGGGACGCGCGGCTCTACGCGCGGGCCTTGGTGGGGCTCGAGGCGCTGCGCCAACGGGAGCCCGCGCTGGCGCTCGCCGCGACGGACAAACCGCTTTTGGAGCGGGTGAGGAGGTTACTCGGTATGGAATCCGACGTTCGTTCTGCACCTTCACTGCTGACGGTGCTGCTGGTTGTCACCTTGTCGTTAGGCGTGGGACTCTTCTTGACGCTGCAACCTGCGGTTGCACAAGAGGAGGCGCCTTCTACTTCTTTGCAAGTTGCTGAAGACGAAACGGTCGTGACGGGGCGCGTGCTCTGGCAAGGTGAGCCCGTCGCGGGGGTGCGCCTCGAGCTTCATAGCCGCCTCGAGCTGGACGACGACGGTGTCTGCTGCCGAGAGCCGCGCGTGTTGGCGAGCACGACCTCGGATGAAGATGGGACCTATACCTTTCGGGTAAGCGCGGCGCGTGCTTTCACCATCTGGGCGTATCCACCTACAAGCGACTATCTACCGGTGGGCTACGACCACGTATCTACCCCTGGTATTCCATTTCAAGCGAACGTTCAGCTCATGAAGGCCATTAAAGAACTAGAACCTGCTTTGACCTATGGGGTCAACCTCACGCCGACGCTAAGCTGGCAGCCTCTTCCAGAAGCTGCGCGGTACGGAGTAAGCATCACAAAGCTGAATGAAACCGATACAGTAATGGAAAATTATCAATATACGGCTGAGCCGCAGTTCACGGTAGAAACGCCGCTCGAGGAAAATGCCCTCTACTACTGGGTGGTGGAAGCGTACGATGAGACTGGCACGACGCTTGCTTATGGTGAATCGACCTTTTCTACTTCCTCAGCGCAGGCGCGCGTACCTGTAGAGCTGACGGATGTGGGTGTTCGTACCGTCCTGCCGGCTGGTTGGCAGTTGGTAGGGGCGGGCGCTTTCGAGCAGGTTACCGAAGGCGGCGAGCGGCGCAGGTTGACGTTCGAGAGGCTTCCCGGCGACGACCCCGAGGCGGTGCTAAGGGCTCGCAACGAGTCCTCGAGCGCCCCTACCGAGAGCGCCTATGGAGACCAAACGTGGCTGTGGCAAGCCGGAAGTGACCGCGACGGACGGCGCTTCGTTCAAGCGACGACCGTAGGCGGTAACGTTTATCTCATAACAGCAGAAGCAACAGACGAGTCTCCGGTAGAGCTTTACGCCTTTGTTCTGCCGCTCGTGCTGGAAAACTTCGAGGTTATAGGGGCTGATGAAGGGGACAATGGCGCGGGTGCAGCACCTCCTGGAACAAGCCAACACCTGCCGGCCCTTGCACTGCGGCGCAGCGACAATCGAGATGCTGAGGTCTTTACTCCAGCCCCTGAGACCGGAACCGTAGCGGGCACCGTGAGATGGCACCACACCCCGCTCGCCGGGGTGCGGGTCAGCTTGAGGACGCCTCGAGAGCGCCTCGAGGACGGAAGCTGCTGCGTAGGCGAGCAGGAGACGCTTCAGACCGTTAGCACGGACGAAAATGGTACGTACCGTTTTGAGGGGGTGACGCCGGGTGAGTACGAAGTGGAGGCGGAGGCGCCCTCGAGCCTCTACTGGGAGTTTATGAGCAGCAGTGTGAACGTGAGCGCCGCCTTCGAGGTGCGGGAAGACTTCCGCTTACAAAAAGTTATGGAGGTGGTCAGCCCTCATGGAGAGATGGGGGTGCCTCTCTCACCGACACTGCGTTGGAAGCCCTTCCCTGGTGCAGCGCGGTATCAGACGTATATCCATAGCGAGCGAACGGGTAATCAGGTAAGGAGCTTGCCGTCCGAAAGCACCGAGGTGACGCTGAACGCGCCGCTCGAGCCCAACGAACTCTATCAGTGGTCGGTCACTGCATATGCAGAGGACGGTACTGAAATCGCCTACTACTCCGCTGCACACTTCTCCACCGCGCCAGCCAAGGAGCAGGTCTCCGTCACCCTGCCCGACCTCGGCCTTCAGATGATGCTTTTCGAGGATTGGCAGCAAGTCACGTCCAACACGTTTGAGTGGGCACACGAGGGCGGCACGACCTACACCTTGGCGTTTCAGACGTTGCCTGGAGATGACGCCGAGGCGGCGCTGCTCGAGTTAGGCGCTACAGAGGAGCAGGTACACGCCTCTAGCTATGAGGGCAAGACGTGGTGGACGGGCGTGTTTAATGGCGTCGTTCGTCTCGCGACCGAACTGGAGGGGCAGGTTTACCTCATCGCGGCCGATAGCAGCCCGGACGGTACGGCTGAGTTCTCTTATGCTGCGGAGGTTGAAGCCCTCGGGTTCACGCTGCCTCTAGTGGCGCGGACGCTCGAGCGGGTTGGCGCGGTGGCTGAAGGTCGAGCGTAAAGGGCTACTGTTTCGTTCCCTATTACGTGTGCTCCCCTTTGCACCTGCGCGCACACTCCTGGTTGACGCGTGTTTCAGTAGCGTGTGCTGGCAACGCTCGTCAGAAACAGCACGAGCGCGAGAAAGGAGAAGAACGTAGCCACTCTAAGCCAAGGCTGCGGTATGTTGTGCTTGTTCCCGAAGCGAAAGCTACCCCAGGATAAGATTCCGGTGCCGACTGCCAAGCTGGTAAACGTCGCTGCAAGTATAAAGGCACCTTCGGTAGCTATGTACAGCGCCCCCACCAATGTTATGAGGGTATAGCCCCCCATGACGTACGGATAGATCTTCAGCAATTTCTTTTGCATCGGTCGAGCGCCTCCTCTGCCTCTGCTAGTCGCCTCTCGGCAGCAGCAAAGTCACTCTGCGCCGCGCCGAGCTCACGCTCTTCGCGTTATAGGGTGGCTTGCAACCCCCTCACGTCTTTCGACACCGTCAAAGCCTGCTGCAAGAATACAAACGACTTCACCCGACGTGACGGGGTTTTCAGGACGCCAGCAAGCCAACTTGCGGCCGTTCGCACGCGCTCGTCATCGCCCCTCACACGCCCAACGGCAAGCATAGGCCCCCTCGCGAAGCTTGCTGACTCGAGCTACTTAAGCTGCCGACACTATAGGGCGCGGACCGTTAAAAGCGCCATGAGAGAACCTTCATCTTCTTCATCATGCTCGCGTAGGAGCTGTTACGAAGCTTTGCATGCTCCGTGTGCCCGTCGAGGCTAAGCGGAGCGCAACCCCTACGAAGGGCTGCGGCAAAACGGTTGCACACCTCTCCCGAGAAGAAGCTGTCACAAAGGGGCATGGTCGGTGAGCTCGCCGACCACCGCTACCAAGCACCAGAAGCGGGCTTTCAGACGAGGAAAATGTGTCGTGAAGGGGCCTCGTGAGAGTGCTCGGGTGCTACCATGAAGCGTTTTGACAGGGCGTTTTGTCGCCCTCCGACCCCCATACAAGCCGTTTTTTCCGTGCGACGCAAAGGAGCCTCCGTTGCCGCTCGAGCTACCCATGGCCCGGCCTCACCCTGCCCCTGTCTCGCAACCCCGCCCCAAACCCCCGAGCCCCAAACTGTGGCGTCCCAAACGCGTGCTCTTTACGCCCGACGCTTTGGAGCAGCCCTTTGGTCAGCGGCTCTTGGAGCGGATGCAGTCCTTGGGCCTCGACATCACGCTGCTTAGGAGCAACCGCCTGACCGGCTTGCGCGGCAAAGACGCGCGTGAGACCTACCGGCTCGCTAAACAGACCCTGGCGGTCGTCAACGCGCCGCCCAGCTTGCTCGCGCTCCAGCCCATCCCGCCCTCAGCCGACCTGCAGTTTCACCTCGCCAAGGGCTGCCCCGCGCACTGCCAGTACTGCTACCTAGCGGGCTCGCTCGCTGGGCCGCCCGTGACGCGCGTCTACGCCAACCTGCCCGAGATCTTGGGCGCTTTGGCGCGCTATGAGCGGCCGGGGCACGTGACGACCTTCGAGGTGTCGTGTTACACCGACCCGCTGGCTCTAGAGCACCTGACGGGCAGCTTGTCCGAGTGCGTGCGCTACTTCGGCACCCGCGAGGGCGCGCGGTTGCGCTTTGTGAGCAAGTTTGACGCGGTAGCGCCGCTTCTGACGTTACCGCACGGCGGTCGGACGCAGGCGCGCGTGTCGGTGAACGCCGCGCCCATCAGCCTGCGGCTCGAGGGCGGCGTGGCGCCCGTCGCGGCGCGCCTCGGTGGGTTGCGGCAGCTCGCGGCGGCGGGCTACCCGGTAGGCGTGGTGGTGGCCCCCATCATGCCCGTGGAGGGCTGGCGCGAGCACTACGGCGCCCTCTTGGACGAGGTGGCGCGGGCGGTCGGCGACGTGCGCGAGCTGACCTTCGAGCTGATCACCCATCGCTTCACCCCCGGCTCCAAGGAGGTGCTCCTGGACTGGTACCCGAACACCGCTTTGGACATGGACGAACAGACGCGGGCGGTCAAACGCAACAAGTTCGGCGGGCTCAAGTACGTCTATGGCAAGGACACGATGAGCGAGCTGCGGGGTTTTTTCGAGACCGAGCTGGCGCGGCGCTTTCCGCAGGCGCGCGTGCTCTACTGGACGTGAGCGCTCCTCCAGCGAGTGCGCGCCCCGCACGGCAGCTCGAGATGCTGCGCGTGTCGCGCATCTTTTTAGAGCGCGAGGCGCTCGCCTACCCACGTGCTCACGATCACGACATCCTGGCGCGCTTCCCGGACGCCGAGCGCGTGGAGGTGGCGTCGCACTGGAACATCCCTGGCCTTCACGGCAACGAGGGTCTGGTCAGGGACTGGGTGCGCGTCAAGCGCACCGTGCTCGTGCTCGGCGTGCGCAAGACCTTCCCCGTGCGCCCGAACGGCCGCTCCGCCGACTTTATCGCGCCGGGGTTCGCGAGCGGCTGCGCGATGGCCTGCGCCTACTGCTACGTGCCGCGCCGCAAGGGGTTCGCCAACCCCATCTCGACCTTTGTGAACTTAGAGGCGATCCACCGCGCGGTAGGGCGTCACGCCGCCAAGCAGGGCCCCAAAAAGCCCGCGCAGACCGACCCCGCGGC
This window contains:
- a CDS encoding spore photoproduct lyase family protein, translating into MARPHPAPVSQPRPKPPSPKLWRPKRVLFTPDALEQPFGQRLLERMQSLGLDITLLRSNRLTGLRGKDARETYRLAKQTLAVVNAPPSLLALQPIPPSADLQFHLAKGCPAHCQYCYLAGSLAGPPVTRVYANLPEILGALARYERPGHVTTFEVSCYTDPLALEHLTGSLSECVRYFGTREGARLRFVSKFDAVAPLLTLPHGGRTQARVSVNAAPISLRLEGGVAPVAARLGGLRQLAAAGYPVGVVVAPIMPVEGWREHYGALLDEVARAVGDVRELTFELITHRFTPGSKEVLLDWYPNTALDMDEQTRAVKRNKFGGLKYVYGKDTMSELRGFFETELARRFPQARVLYWT